A window from Cetobacterium ceti encodes these proteins:
- a CDS encoding AAA family ATPase, with protein sequence MQLKQLYISSFKNLENININFNNKTINSFVGKNGIGKSNILEAIIEIFLFLLERGKIIDFSFKIEYKKYDKEIKIEYNKNKNELKMSYKEDGKFKNSQIVEEIKIGDLPETIVLYYAGQNERLKNYVLEYEKVYLGKSGVNFTKKENPDIRNIFGLTTIHKNISMLLLLVYKNHFTKEILKRLEISEEFIEGKLILKKPYKYSGKTPAMSKYDEERFWKVRGKIRKCLDILAEGNTGDNKNGKEGFFEKEEKYYITLQRNILEKLSEEFSIQELFFIFDDMRIIELFDCLKLKIKKSTNKLIDFNNLSEGENQSLLISTIIEIFNNKECLFLFDEPDAFLHPEWQIKFIQQLQSQKTNNHIIKSTHNLSTIIYLKDEILLCYQNNNELEVKKSDHNLIIQELSSNLINLSKDDIVTSLKYRFEIENKSIVLVEGKTDCIIIEEAWKKVMNKDMPFKLIPVGGHEIIQRILMDNTLILENNENKLIGIFDFDDAYNSWNKLKNQKNFDNFEVDYRKCLTIRNKNMFSLLLPVPKNKDIESLVLSDNNKTFEGDSKLSIELLFYSLDKEVDKYFQDKKSVGGKYKYFSGKKMEFATKIVPFLDKDKFKYFEPLLIKLEKIIYCDEYKN encoded by the coding sequence ATGCAATTAAAACAATTATATATAAGTAGTTTTAAAAATTTAGAAAATATAAATATTAACTTTAACAATAAAACAATTAATTCTTTTGTTGGAAAAAATGGGATAGGTAAATCTAATATCCTTGAAGCTATCATAGAAATTTTTTTATTTTTACTTGAAAGAGGAAAAATAATTGATTTCTCTTTCAAGATAGAATATAAAAAATATGATAAAGAAATAAAAATTGAATACAATAAAAATAAGAATGAACTAAAAATGAGTTATAAGGAAGATGGAAAATTTAAAAATTCTCAAATAGTAGAAGAAATAAAAATTGGAGATTTACCAGAAACTATAGTATTATATTATGCTGGCCAAAATGAAAGATTAAAAAATTATGTTTTAGAATATGAAAAAGTATATTTAGGAAAAAGTGGAGTAAATTTCACCAAAAAAGAGAATCCTGATATTAGAAATATTTTTGGTCTAACTACGATTCATAAAAATATATCAATGTTATTACTATTAGTTTATAAAAATCATTTTACTAAAGAGATATTAAAAAGATTAGAAATATCAGAAGAATTTATAGAGGGTAAATTAATATTAAAAAAACCGTATAAATATTCTGGGAAAACTCCAGCAATGAGTAAATATGATGAGGAAAGATTTTGGAAAGTTCGAGGAAAAATTAGAAAATGTTTAGACATTTTAGCAGAAGGTAATACAGGAGATAATAAAAATGGAAAAGAAGGATTTTTTGAAAAAGAAGAAAAGTATTATATAACACTGCAAAGAAATATACTTGAAAAACTAAGCGAGGAATTTTCTATTCAGGAATTATTTTTTATATTTGATGATATGAGAATTATAGAACTTTTTGATTGTTTAAAATTAAAAATAAAAAAATCTACCAATAAGTTGATTGATTTTAATAATTTGAGTGAAGGAGAAAATCAAAGTTTATTAATAAGTACAATTATTGAAATATTTAATAATAAAGAATGTTTATTTTTATTTGATGAACCCGATGCTTTTTTACATCCTGAGTGGCAAATAAAATTCATTCAGCAACTTCAATCCCAAAAAACAAATAATCATATAATAAAAAGTACCCATAATCTATCGACAATAATATATTTGAAAGACGAAATCCTTTTATGTTATCAAAATAATAATGAATTAGAAGTGAAAAAGTCAGATCACAATTTAATCATTCAAGAGTTAAGTTCAAATTTAATAAATTTATCTAAAGATGACATAGTAACATCTCTTAAATATAGATTTGAAATTGAGAATAAAAGTATAGTCTTAGTAGAAGGAAAAACAGATTGTATAATAATAGAAGAGGCTTGGAAAAAAGTTATGAATAAAGATATGCCTTTTAAATTAATTCCAGTAGGAGGACATGAAATTATTCAGAGAATATTAATGGATAATACGTTAATTTTAGAGAACAATGAAAATAAATTAATTGGTATTTTTGATTTTGATGACGCATATAATTCTTGGAATAAATTAAAAAATCAAAAAAACTTTGATAATTTTGAAGTAGATTACAGAAAATGTTTAACCATAAGAAATAAAAATATGTTTTCATTATTACTTCCTGTTCCAAAAAACAAAGATATAGAAAGCCTAGTTTTAAGTGATAATAATAAAACTTTTGAGGGAGATTCTAAACTATCAATAGAATTATTATTTTATAGTTTAGATAAAGAGGTAGATAAATATTTTCAAGATAAAAAATCTGTAGGAGGGAAATATAAATATTTTTCTGGGAAAAAAATGGAGTTTGCAACAAAGATAGTTCCTTTTTTAGATAAAGATAAATTTAAGTATTTTGAACCATTACTAATAAAACTTGAAAAAATAATATATTGTGATGAATATAAAAATTAA
- a CDS encoding restriction endonuclease subunit S: protein MVKFILDNFDTIFRDEKSFETFDKMILDLAVRGKLVPQIEDEEPASKLLQKIKEEKESLISEKVIKKEKPLPPITEDEKPFDIPDSWEWVRLGDIAFKVTDGSHNPPKDSSVGFPMFSAKNIIKGELDYYNPDRYVTLEDFEKENMRTKIKEDDILLSIVGSIGKTCIVKNYQTNFILQRSISVLDIPINKKYIIILLNSNFLLKQMFSKAKGTAQLGIYLNVVKNLVLILPSLKEQERIVEKVEKLQKLSKRFKEIYNSNEKTRANLKKSILDEVEKSDTNNELLISLEKLFGNFEKVIKTKEDVKDIRNLVLSLAVRGKLVPQIENEEPASKLLQRIKEEKEKLIAEKVIKKEKPLPPITEDEKPFNIPSSWEWVRLGEIGETQTGTTPPKSKIEYFNGDICFIKPGDISNLGINYNNEKISKKAISDNKGRMIKKNSLLMVCIGGSIGKSFYTNRDVSCNQQINSITGYQNIDSKYFYYFSKANYFQKNILEESVGSATPIINKNNWQNLYIPLPPLKEQERIVKRVDELMAICDTLESKIEIGEKINQKILTSLLK, encoded by the coding sequence TTGGTTAAATTTATTCTTGATAATTTTGATACAATATTTAGAGACGAAAAATCATTTGAAACTTTTGATAAGATGATTTTAGATCTAGCAGTTCGTGGAAAGCTTGTACCGCAAATAGAAGATGAAGAACCTGCATCTAAACTACTTCAAAAAATTAAAGAGGAAAAAGAAAGTTTAATTTCTGAGAAAGTAATTAAAAAAGAAAAGCCATTACCACCAATAACAGAGGATGAAAAACCATTTGATATTCCTGATTCATGGGAATGGGTGAGGTTAGGAGATATTGCTTTTAAAGTAACAGATGGTTCTCATAATCCTCCTAAAGATTCATCAGTTGGATTTCCGATGTTTAGTGCTAAAAATATTATAAAAGGAGAATTAGATTATTATAATCCAGATAGATATGTAACTTTAGAAGATTTTGAAAAAGAAAATATGAGAACTAAAATAAAAGAAGATGATATTTTACTTTCAATTGTTGGATCAATTGGAAAAACTTGCATAGTTAAAAATTATCAAACTAATTTTATATTACAAAGAAGTATTAGTGTATTAGATATACCAATAAATAAAAAATATATAATAATTCTTCTAAATTCTAATTTTTTATTAAAGCAAATGTTTAGTAAAGCTAAAGGAACTGCACAATTAGGAATATATTTAAATGTAGTAAAAAATTTAGTTTTAATTTTACCATCACTAAAAGAGCAAGAAAGAATTGTTGAAAAAGTTGAAAAACTTCAAAAATTATCTAAAAGATTCAAAGAGATATATAACTCAAATGAAAAAACAAGAGCTAATCTTAAAAAGTCTATTTTAGATGAAGTAGAAAAAAGTGATACGAATAATGAACTTTTAATCTCTTTAGAAAAGCTTTTTGGAAACTTTGAAAAAGTTATAAAAACAAAAGAAGATGTAAAAGATATAAGAAACCTTGTTTTATCCTTAGCAGTTCGTGGAAAACTTGTACCACAAATAGAAAATGAAGAGCCCGCATCTAAACTACTTCAAAGAATTAAAGAGGAAAAAGAAAAATTAATTGCTGAGAAAGTAATTAAAAAAGAAAAGCCATTACCACCAATAACAGAGGATGAAAAGCCATTTAATATTCCTAGTTCATGGGAATGGGTAAGACTTGGTGAGATTGGAGAAACACAAACAGGAACAACCCCACCTAAGAGTAAAATTGAATATTTTAATGGAGATATCTGTTTTATAAAGCCTGGAGATATTTCAAATTTAGGAATTAATTATAATAACGAAAAAATCTCAAAAAAAGCAATTTCAGATAATAAAGGAAGAATGATTAAAAAAAATTCATTATTAATGGTTTGCATAGGAGGATCTATAGGTAAATCTTTCTATACAAATCGAGATGTATCTTGCAATCAACAAATAAATTCAATAACAGGATATCAAAATATAGATTCAAAATATTTTTATTATTTTTCAAAAGCTAATTATTTTCAAAAAAATATTTTAGAAGAAAGCGTTGGTTCAGCAACACCCATAATTAATAAAAATAATTGGCAAAATTTATACATTCCTCTTCCTCCACTAAAAGAGCAAGAAAGAATTGTAAAAAGAGTAGATGAACTTATGGCTATATGTGATACTTTAGAATCTAAGATAGAAATAGGAGAGAAGATAAATCAGAAAATTCTAACAAGTTTATTAAAATAA